GGTACAGAAGAACAGTGCCCAAAAGTTCTCCTTGCTTCGGAGGTGCAAGCTCGAGAGGATACAAGTACCCCTCAAGGAGGGCTCTCTTGACGACCTTCCAGACGAAGATGAGATCTTAAACCAGGACCCCGATGCCATGGATgtggatgatgatgacgatggtGCGATGGAAGCTGCTATGGATGATCATGGAATAGCAATCGACTACGACAGCCTACCAGAGGACCTACGAGATGTAAGCCACGACCATTTTCTGTGCTGTCTAGAAGAGACACGCTGACCAAATATCTCCTTAACAGTCTGACGAAGATGGTATTGAAGAGCAACTGGAGCGCAAGATCTCAGAACTCAACACTGAGCTAGAAAAGCTTAATCCAAACATGCGTGCAGTTGAGCGTCTGGAAACGGTCGAAACGCGACTCAAGCAAACCGACACCGAGTTTCAGGATGCTAAGGTTGCATACAAGAATGCCCATGAAGCTTTCGAGAAAATCAAGAACCTTCGCTTCGAAAAGTTTGACAAGGCGTTCAAACACATCCAAGAGCAAATATCTAGCGTCTACAAAGAACTTACGCGCTCCGACGCGTACCCACTAGGTGGACAGGCTTACCTCGACATCGAAGAGGACACGGATACGCCGTATCTGTCTGGTATCAAGTATCATGCAATGCCGCCCCTGAAACGATTCCGAGACATGGAGCATTTATCTGGTGGTGAGAAGACCATGGCTGCCATGGCGCTGTTGTTTGCCATCCACAGCTTCCAGCCCAGCCCCTTCTTTGTTCTGGATGAAGTTGATGCAGCCCTGGATAATGCAAATGTCGACAAGATCAAAAAGTACATTCGGGAACATGCGGGGCCTGGCATGCAGTTCATCGTTATTTCACTCAAGCCTGGTTTGTTCCAGGACAGTGAGAGCTTGGTCGGTGTTTATCGCGATCAGGACGTGAATAGTTCAAGAACCATGACTCTGGATGTAAGTGCTTTGTCCCTGGATGCCGCTTTAGCTTCTTTTGGGAAAAAACGAGCTAactttattctttttcttagCTTCGACCGTATCAATAAGTCAGACTGCTGGATAGGGTTTATTGGCGTCTTTATAATGATATTGAGCGGAGTTTGGTCTAGGGAAATATACGTGTCTTATTAGGAGCCGTGCTTACTTTGCTCCaacttttatcttttattgGCAGATGTTGTACATGAAATAcctccgttttttttttaacgaGCGTGAACAATGAATGCATAATATGAACACAATTGTATAAGGAATTTTCTTGACCGTTTCACCTCTATCATCTAAATCACTTTTGCCAAACTGTCCGTCCGCATTTAAGTTCACAGACCTTAACCACTGAATTGAATGACAAGCAATTAGTGCTGCGCAAAGAGATGTGGACAGAAAAATGTGAAGGTCACATGGTCTCATGTGATTTTATCAGTAAGACCTGATGAGATCACGATAAGCTGATGCTAAGGTCCAATTCCACAAATAGTTGAGCCACTGTGGCTATGTGGCGGTGTGATTGTCCAACCCCACTCGAAATTCTGCCCTTGTTGCCCACACAGTCGCGCAAAAGTAGAAAAATTGTGTCTCGAGCTTCAGTTAACAAAGGTTCGTCGTTTCCTCGTACTCTCCCGGCGACAAGTGAACACCAAACACATCACCACCAAAAATACCGTCAACATGCGTATGTATAGATTGCGACCTCAATGTTTTACTTTCATCAACTAACATCTGCTTGTCTGCAGCCCCCAAGTTCGATCCCAATGAGGTCAAGGTGATGTACGAAACGACCCTTCGCGTAGCCTCTTGAGGGCGGCAGTACGAACGAATTGCTTAGGCATTCGGATACTGACTAGCGATATGGGAAACCAACAGCCACCTTAGGGCCACTGGTGGTGAGGTCGGTGCTTCATCAGCTCTGGCTCCCAAGATCGGTCCTCTGGGTCTGTCGCCCAAGAAGGTCGGAGAAGATATTGCCAAGGCCACCGGCGACTGGGTACGGAATCTCCTATAGCTCACATTTTCTTGTCTGCTTTTTACGGGACTGCGCTAACCGACTAATCCCGTTGCCCAACATACAGAAGGGTCTCCGTGTCACCGTCAAGCTCACCATCCAGAACCGTCAGGCCGCCGTCTCGGTCGTGCCTACCGCCTCGTCGCTCATCATCAGGGCTCTCAAGGAGCCCCCACGTGACCgtaagaaggagaagaacaTCAAGCACAATAAGTCGGTCGCCCTCGACGAGATCATTGAGATCGCTAGGACGATGAAGTTCAAGTCCTTCTCCAAGGACCTTGCTGGTGTCGTCAAGGAGATTCTCGGAACCGCCTACAGTGTCGGTTGCCAGGTTGACGGAAAGAGCCCGCGTGAGATCACCGACGCCATCAATGCTGGCGAGATTGATAGTGAGTTCCCTTCATGTTGCTCAAGTGGCCTTCATCGAGTCGACACTGACAATGAACTGCAGTCCCCGAGGAGTAAGCGTTATGACATGGGCGACTTGGTTTTTTTCTAGGGCATCGGTTGGAGTTCGGGCTTGCTTTGGGACTGAAATGTCCAGCCGCGGCAAACAAAATGGGTTTCCTCACGACGTTTCGGGTTTCTGAAATAACGAATGCTGAACAGAACATGACCTGGTCCAGACAGGTTTTTGTGCCGTCTTCTCACCTGGTTCCGAGTGCTTTGATTCCGCCTCCTGAAAAATCCCCCTCACCTGGCCTACACTCTGAAACAGCGAAAGCTCTCCCGTTGCTGTCTCAATTTTGGTGCCTAGGAAGATTGATGATACCGGCTCGCCTACTCACCGTGACTACCTGGCTACGGCAGTGGAGATGATGGTCCTTTTCAGCAGCCGACAGAATGTTATTATCTAGAATTGGTTCTTTTGGCGATGGCATAATTGGTACGGTAGGTCGAACAGGGTTGTTTGGCCGGGAAGTGGGGGAAGGTTAAGGGATGTGGATTAGACTAGCACAATTCTTGCTAAACCGCTCTGATATACAGTCATATAACCTTGGTAGGACAACACTGTGAATCCTGCTGTTCCTCCGACGGTGTTATGTCAGATCCTCTTTGACGACTTATCCGCTGCGAGAACGATAGCAGAACATCCCAGTAGCTGTTTGCGTGTCTGCAAATGCATTTGCTATGTAGTAGTGAATCCATGCAGCCCTTAATTCGAAATTCATACGGTATTGTGAGAAAATCTAGTCCAGATCGACAGGCTGAATGATCGTCAGCATATTTTAGTAGAATCGAAAGATAAAAAGGTAGCAGTTGGTATTACATAACTAGCCTATGTCGAGCAGAAAACAACCCAGGATGCATAACCTTGGATCTAATATTAATTACTTGACGGAACTTACAAATGTTGTATATCCGTGGGGCGTCGATCACTTGGGCATTTTCAACTGTGGTCCACTTTGCGCCAGATCCCCTCGTTTGTTGGAGGTCGAGAACTGCACATCTCCATTTGGCGGCCCCTTTGGCGCTTATGGATTTGGCAACCGTGGAATCGGTCTCAACATGGTCCTGTTTGTACCTGTTTCCCCCCCTTTCAACGGCGCAATTTTATATCGTCTGGCACATTTTACATGCAGATATCGTCGGCAAGGGTGATGTCCAATGTGTTCTGTGTCACTTCGAAAACCGAAAGAGCCTTCAAGACCGCTCGCTGCGCTGCTTGCCGACGAATATAGAAATCAGCCCAGTGGTTGGAAGCTGGTGGTCAGCGTGTGATTGGACCACCCCCATCCTGGCTGCAGGATaacggcggcagccaagccgTTGCAATACGCACTTTAGCCCACCCGAATCAAAGTGAACCCTGCCGTCCTGCGAGGGGGCGCTGTCACACCAATTCCTGTTCTGGTCACATCTTACTTGGATCTTGCTTCCTGATGGCTGCGACCACCTCGAATGGCTGTTCTTTCTccgggccttttttttttttttgttattatttTATGTCGCTTGCTTGTGGGCTGTTTGTCGAGCGTACGCCATGAGGAAGTCTCAGCGTCAACGGATGGTGGTTGAAAAGTTTTAGTCTGTAGTtgtctttcttctttcttttcgactTCCGTACTTCCGTATCGATCGGGAGCTATTATGCATCAAGCCATTCATTTTGGCTGTGTAGTTGTTACCTTTGGTTTTTGATCACCGTACTCCGTATTGAATATTTCCTTGTAGAAGAGTGGCTTGAGACAGAGGCTGAAATGGCACGCACCCGCGGGCACGCCATTCCTACTTTTTATTCGAGACCCCGATCCCGTTGGCCGGCATGCCTGCTGGGGCCGGTGGTCTTGTCTCACGCACCTGATGCACGTTGCCGAATTATGACTTTGCTAGGGATGCATTTGCCGCCTCGTCCAAGCCATCGTCGTGTTCATTTGAGCGTTAGATGAAAATCAATTACTCTGCAAAACAACTTCCTACCTGTGCACTTTAATCGTTTATGATATTCTGACTCGAAGCAAACAAAAAGTGCATAAACAcgtagatttttttttttataaaaaaaaataaacttTTCAATAGATATTCACAGATGCGGATGCATAGCCTTGACAGGCCGTACCAGGTCATAATGCCTTGGTTGCTTGGTCTTACTCTTTCTTTGACTGACTAGGATGCAAAGGATATGGACCCAGATGGAGTCCCAAGATTCATTCCATCGTAAAAGTGCGGATCACCCGTCTCCCACCGTCCCACGGGATAGTCTAGCCTCTGACAAAAATCCACAGTCGTCGGCTCTGCTTCCATTTCGTACGGAGACGGCGGATCAGTCAGGATAGTACAGTAGTAAGCCCTGCAAGCCCTGCTAATACCTGCCACGCAATCCCATCCACACTTTCCGGAGAGTGCAACCGCAGGGAGGGCCGGGATTAAGAGCCACACGAAATGACTGGTACTTGGCCTGCAGCCCCCAGCGACACTAATCCTGCAGCCTCCCACGCGCGAACCGACATGTTCCTGCCACTGTAGTTTACTGGCGTAAATTGACTTGGGTTATATGCAGGGCAACGCATTCGTCAGACGCACACCTACTCACCCACACACACATACCTACCAGGTACATAAAACACAGCACATTTAATAGCTCGCGTGCGCCGCAGAAACGACGTGT
The Pyricularia oryzae 70-15 chromosome 1, whole genome shotgun sequence DNA segment above includes these coding regions:
- a CDS encoding 60S ribosomal protein L12, producing MPPKFDPNEVKVIHLRATGGEVGASSALAPKIGPLGLSPKKVGEDIAKATGDWKGLRVTVKLTIQNRQAAVSVVPTASSLIIRALKEPPRDRKKEKNIKHNKSVALDEIIEIARTMKFKSFSKDLAGVVKEILGTAYSVGCQVDGKSPREITDAINAGEIDIPEE